The following is a genomic window from Kineosporiaceae bacterium.
CGTCCGCAGTGGCCTGATGCTGATCGGGGACGGCGTGACGCCGTCCAACGAGGCCCGCGGCTACGTGCTGCGACGCATCCTGCGTCGGGTGGTGCGCGCCGTCCGGCTGTTGGGTGTCGCTGACCCCACGCTGGTCGATCTGACCACGGTCTCGAAGAACGTCATGAAGGCGTCCTACCCCGAGCTCGAGGGCGAGTTCTCGCGGATCAGTCAGGTGGTCGCCGCCGAGGAGGAGGCGTTCCGCCAGACGCTGAGCTCCGGCACCACGATCCTGGACGTCGCGGTGCGCGAGGCGAAGTCGGCGTCAGGGGCGGGCACCGGTCCGGTGGTGCTCTCGGGTGCCCAGGCGTTCCAGCTGCACGACACCTACGGCTTCCCGATCGACCTCACCCTCGAGATGGCGGCAGAACAGGGCCTGAGCGTCGACGAGGACGAGTTCCGCCGGCTCATGACCGAGCAGCGTCAGCGCGCCCGCGCCGACGCCGCGGCCAAGAAGACCGGCCACGTCGACACCACGGTCTACCGCTCGATCGCCGAGACCCTCGGGGCGCCGGTCGAGTTCATCGGGTACGACCACCTCACGGGCGAGGCCGGGGTACGGGCGCTGCTGGTGGACGGCGTACGCGCCGACGTGGCGCACGAGGGGCAGAACGTCGAGGTGATCCTCGAGCGCACCCCGTTCTACGCCGAGGGCGGCGGTCAGCTCGCCGACGGCGGCCTGATCGAGCTCGATGGTGCGGTCATCCAGGTCGACGACGTGCAGTCGCCCATCACCGGCCTGGTGGTGCACCGCGCCCGAGTGCTCAGCGGTGAGGTCAAGGTCGGTGCCCCGGCGCGGGCAGAGGTGGACGTCGAACGCCGCAAGGCGATCAGCCGGTCTCACACGGCGACCCACATGGTGCACAAGGCGATCCGAGAGGCCTTGGGGGACACCGCGACCCAGGCCGGTTCGGAGAACTCTCCGGGCCGGTTCCGATTCGACTTCCACGCCAACGCAGCGCTGCCCGCCAGTGCCGTGCGTGATGTCGAGGCGCGGGTCAATGCCCTGCTCATCGAGGACCTCGAGGTGCGCGCCGAGGTGATGACCCAGGAGCAGGCCCGGGCGGCCGGGGCGATGGCGTTGTTCGGCGAGAAGTACGGCGACCGGGTTCGGGTGATCTCGGTGGGGGAGTGGACCCGCGAACTGTGCGGCGGCACCCATGCGCCGCGCTCGGGGCAGCTCGGCATGGTCCGGCTGCTCGGCGAGGGGTCGATCGGCTCCGGGGTGCGCCGCGTGGAGGCTCTGGTGGGCGTGGACGCCTACCAGTTCGCCGCCCGGGAACACCTGCTGGTCTCACAGCTGACCGATGCCCTCAAGGTGCGCCCGGAGGAGCTCACCGACCGGGTGGCCTCGCTGGTGGCCCAGTTGCGCGATGCCACCAAGGAGATCGACGCGATGCGGGCGGCGGCGGTGCTCGCCGGGGCCGGCGCGCTGGTCGACGGGGCAGCCGAGGTGTTCGGGGTCCGCGTGGTGACGCATGACGCCGGGGACGTCTCGACCGACGAATTGCGCTCGCTGGCCCTCGACGTCCGGGGCCGGATGCCGGTCGACACGCCGGCGGTCGTCGCCGTGGCCGGCCGCTCCAAGGGACGGCCGCTGGTGGTCGTGGCCACCAACGACGAGGCACGGCGCTGGGGGGTACGGGCCGGTGACCTGGTGAAGCAGGCCTCCGCTGTGCTCGGTGGCGGCGGTGGCGGCTCGCCCGAGGTGGCCCAGGGCGGTGGCTCCGATGTCTCGAAGCTGTCCGAGGCGCTGCAGCGGGTCGAACACGCCGTCGGAGAGATCGTCACTCGGCGGTGAGACGTGGTGTCCGGCTCGCTGTCGATGTCGGCAGCGTGCGCGTCGGAGTGGCCCGCTGCGATCCCGACGGGATGCTGGCGGTCCCCGAGTGCACCCTGGCTCGCGCTGCGGACAGTAACGGTCCGACCACGGATATCGACCAGTTGGCTGAGCTCGTGGCGGAGTATCGGGCTTTCGAGGTGCTGATCGGGCTACCGCTGACCCTCGCCGGTGCCGAGGGGCCTGCGGCGGCTGCGGCCCGCGGATACGCTGAGGCCGTCGCGCGCCGAGTGGCGCCGGTCGGCGTCCGGCTGGTTGATGAACGGCTGAGCACGGTGACCGCAGCCCGCTCGATGCGCGACGCCGGCAGGAAGCAGCGACGCAGTCGTCCGGTGATCGACCAGGCGGCCGCGGTGGTGATCCTGCAGGCTGCCCTGGACGCCGAACGCGCCACCGGGCGACCACCCGGACAGCCGGTGGCGAGTACGACCACCGCTCGGCAGGGTGGGCAGGGGGACGACGCCGGAGAGTCCGGCGCGCAGAGAGCGGAGGCACCGCCGTCGTGAACGACATGCCCCTGGGCGCGTCGTCCCCGCCCCCCGTGCGGCAGCGACGGGCGGCGCGCGAGAGCGAGAAACGCCGGCGCACCCGCTCGCGTCGGGGTCGAGTATCGGTGATCATCGGCCTCGGCGTTCTCGTGGCCGCCGCCGGCCTGGCCTGGTTCACGATCCGCCCGCTGATCAACTCACTGTTCGCCCCGGACGACTACCCCGGCCCGGGCACCGGTCAGGTCAGCGTGACCATCCCCGAGGGGGCCACCGGCGCAGCCATCGGTCGGGTGCTGCGAGAGGCCGACGTGGTCAAGACGGCCGACTCCTTCGTGTCGCTGGCCGACAAGGACGCTCGGGCCTCGAAGATCCAACCCGGGGTGTACACGTTGCGCAAGCAGATGAGCGCCGCCGGAGCGTTGCAGGTGTTGGCCGATCCGGCGAATCGTGTCGTCAAGAAGGTGACGGTGAAGGAGGGTCTGCGTCTCGTCGAGATCCTCGACGCCCTGGCGAAGGGCAGCGGCATCCCCCTCGCGGACTTCCAGGCGGCCGTGAAGCAGCCGGCCGAGATCGGCCTGCCGGCCGAGGCCGGTGGCCGGGTCGAGGGATGGTTGTTCCCGGCGACCTACGAGATCTCCCCGCAGACCACCGCACTCGATCTCATCGCCGACATGGTGCAGAAGACGAAGGCGGAACTGACTCAGCTCGGGGTGGAACCCCCGCGGTGGAAGGCTGTGATCATCGAGGCCAGCCTGGTGGAGGCCGAGCGCGGATCGGATGAGGATGCGGGAAAGATCGCCCGGGTCTTCGCCAACCGGATCGCCCAGAAGCGCCCGTTGCAGTTGGACACCACGGTCAACTACGCGTTGAACCGGCGCAAGGTCGCGGTCTCGCTCAAGGACCTCACGGTCGATTCGCCGTTCAACACCTATCGTCACGCCGGCCTTCCGGTGGGGGCCATCTGCAGCCCGGGGGTGGTCGCGATCCAGGGGGTGCTCAATCCCGTCGAGGGCCCGTGGCTGTACTTCGTGGCGGTCAACCCCGACACGGGCGAGACCAAGTACGCCACCACCGAAGCGGAGTTCGCTGTCCTCAAGGCCGAGCTCGACAAGTGGCTGGCCGCCAACCCGGGGCGTTGAGGTGACCGCCGGGCGGCGGGCGGCGGTTCTCGGCCACCCGATCGCGCACTCGCTGTCGCCCCTGATGCACCGCGCCGCCTACGCGGCGCTGGGTCTGAACACCTGGACGTACGAGTCGTTCGACGTCGACGAGCCCGACCTGGCGAGCTTCCTGGCGACGGTGGACGGGGGCTGGGCGGGTCTGTCGCTCACGATGCCGCTCAAACGGGCGGTGCAACCTCACCTGGCGGGCCAGAGCGACCTGGCGGCACAGGTCGGCGCCGTCAACACCGTGGTCGTCGAGGGCTCCGGATCCTCGGCGTCGGCAATCCGCCTGCAGGGCTACAACACCGACGTCTACGGGATCATCCACGCGCTCGGTGAGGCTGGGGCCACAGCAGTCGAGCACGCCGTGGTGTTGGGTGGTGGCGCCACCGCGGCGTCTTCGTTGGCTGCGCTGCGCGACCTGGGCTGTCCCGTGCCGGTGGTGCTGGTTCGCTCCCGCGAGCGGGCAGTTCCCCTGCTGGCCGCAGCCCGGCGGCTCGGCGTCGCCCCCGAACTCGACAGCCTGGACGTCGCCACGGCGGCCCGGCGTCTGGCCTCGCTGCCGCCGGGTGCTGTGGTGATCTCGACCCTGCCGGGTCAGGCGGGTGACGCCCTGGCCGAGGACCTCGCCGGCGCGGTGGCGTCCACGCCCGCCGTCCCGGTCCTGCTCGACGTCCGGTACGACCCGTGGCCGACCCCACTGGCCCGCGCCTGGTTGGTGGCGGGCGGGGAGGTCAGCGGGGGGTTCTCGATGCTCGTCCATCAGGCCGAGGGCCAGGTTCGGTTGATGACGAGGCTGCGTCCACCGCTCGACGTGATGCGCGCCGCCGGACAGCTCGAGCTGGACCGCCGAGCGGCATCGCGGGGCCGGGCGGGCTAGCGCACCTCAGCACGAGCACGAGTACCTGCCCGAGCTCAAGCTCGAGGCCTGGGGGGCCGACATCCGGTGCATGAGGCCGTGTCGCCGTGGCGGGCGCCAGTGAGACAACTGGCCGACATCCTGCTCGACGCACGCCTCGTCGACGAGGGGCAGCTGGCAGCTGCCTACGACGAGCACGAGCGGGTGGGGCGCAGCCTGGGCCGCATCCTGGTCGAGCACGGTGTCCTGACCGAGGCTCAGTTGGTGCAGGCCCTCGCCGCGCAGATCGGCCTGCCGTTCGTCGACCTGGCCGAGCACCCGGTCGACGGTCACACCGTGAGCCTGGTCTCCGAGGCCGTGTGCCGGCGTTACGCGGTCCTGCCGATCGGGGTCGAGGAGGGCCGGCTGCTGCTCGCCATGGCCGATCCCGGCAACGTGTTCGCCGTGGACGACGTCCGCTCACTGACCGGCCTGGAACCGCGGCCGGTGGTCGCCACGCGCGAGGACCTGTTCGCGGCGATCGAACGGTACTGCCGCGCCGACGGCGACCTGGACGATCTGAGCACCGCGTTGTCCGAGGACGCCGATCATGACGACGCGGCCATCGTCGCCGAGGTGATCGACGACGCCCCGATCGTGCGCTACGTGAACCTGCTGATCACTCAGGCGATCAGTGACGGTGCCTCGGACATCCACATCGAGCCCGCCGAACACGACGTCCGGGTGCGGTATCGCATCGACGGAGTGCTGCACGAGGTGATGCGTTCACCCAGGTCGATCCAGTCCGGGGTGATCTCGCGGCTGAAGATCATGTCGGACATGGACATCGCGATCCGGCGGGTGCCCCAGGACGGCCGGCTGTCGGTCACCGCCGGTGGGAAGAAGATGGATCTGCGCGTGGCCACGCTGCCCACGGTGTGGGGCGAGAAGGTGGTCATGCGGGTGCTGGACAACAGCACCGCCCGGTTGGCGCTGCCCGACCTGGGCTTCGACCCGGCCAACTATGAGCGCTACGCCACCAGCTACCGCAAGCCGTACGGGATGTTGCTGGTCACCGGCCCGACCGGGTCGGGGAAGTCCACGACGCTCTACGCGACCCTCAATGCGATCGCGCGGGACGAGATCAACGTCATCACGGTCGAGGACCCGGTCGAGTACCGGTTGCCGGGCATCAACCAGGTGCAGGTGAACACGAAGGCGGGGCTGACGTTCGCCGCCGCCCTGCGCTCCATTCTGCGTTCCGACCCGGACGTCGTGCTGATCGGCGAGATCCGCGATCACGAGACCGCGCAGATCGCCATCGAGGCCGCCCTGACCGGTCACCTGGTGTTGTCGACGCTGCACACCAATGACGCGCCGTCGGCGATCACCCGATTGACCGAGATGGGCATCGAACCCTTCCTGGTCGGATCTGCGGTGGAATGTGTTCTGGCGCAACGGCTGGCGCGCAAGCTGTGCGTGAAGTGCAAGGAGGCCTACCAGCCGAGCGAGAAGGAACTGCTGGCTGCTCGCTACCCCTGGCAGCCGGGGGAGCCGCTGCCCCAGTTGCACCGGCCGGCGGGTTGCGCGGCGTGCGCCAAGACCGGTTACAAGGGCCGACTGGCACTGCACGAGGTCATGGTCGTCTCCGAGGAGATCGAGCGCCTGTGCGTCGCACGCTCAGCCGCCGCGGAGGTGGGCGACGTGGCCAAGGCCCAGGGGATGCACTCGTTGCGCACCGATGGCATGTACAAGGTGCGCGACGGCCTCACCTCGCTCGAGGAGGTGCTGCGCGTGGTGGCCTGAGGCTCTCGAGCCTCAAGCGCGCCGCGGCAGCGACCGATCCACCACTGAGAGCCAATCGGGCACCACCCTGCCATCGAGGAGCGACGTTGGAGCACAGCGCGCAGCCGCAGTATCCGCCGGCGACACCAACGCTGGCGCCCTCGCCGGTCCCGATGCAGCCCGCTGCTCCGGTGCCGACCCTGGCTCCGCCGCCGCAGCCCCCGATGCCTCCCGCCCCCGTGCACAGCACTCAGTCGGCCCAGCCGCCCCAGCCGGCTCAGCAGGCCCATCCCACGCCGCAGGCCGTGGCTTCACCTGCTCCGTCGCCCCACGGTGGTGGCTTCGAGCGCAAGGGCACCGAACAGCAGGTGGAGGAGAACGACCTCGACCTGAGCTCCGTGCTCACCACCATGATCGAGATGGGTGCCTCCGACCTGCACCTGACCGTCAGCGCACCACCCCTGGCACGGGTCAACGGCGACCTGGTCGAGTTGCCCGATCAGCAGATCCTGACGCCGCAGATCCTGCAACGGGTGATCTACGCCATCCTCACCCAGAAGCAGCGAGAGCGATTCGAGGCCGAGCTCGAACTCGACCTGTCCTACTCCCTGCCCGGGCAGGCCCGGTTCCGGGTGAACGTCTACCGCCAGCGTGAGGCGCTGGGTGCAGCCTTCCGCCGCATCCCGTACGAGATCCACTCGCTCGAGAAGCTCGGCATCCCGCCGTCCGTCTCGAACTTCGCGGCGCTACCTCGCGGCATGGTGCTGGTGACCGGTCCGACGGGCTCGGGCAAGTCGACGACGCTGGCGGCACTGGTCGACCTGGCCAACCGCACCCGCAAGGACCACATCATGACCGTGGAGGACCCGATCGAGTTCCTCCACCGGCACAAGTCGTGCATGGTCAATCAGCGTGAGGTGGGCGAGGACACGCTCTCGTTCGGCAACGCGCTCAAGCACGTGCTGCGCCAGGACCCCGACATCATCCTGGTCGGTGAGATGCGTGACCTCGAGACCATCTCGGTCGCGCTGACCGCCGCCGAGACCGGCCACCTGGTCTTCGCCACCCTGCACACGCAGGACGCCGGCCAGACCATCGACCGGGTCATCGACGTGTTCCCGCCGCACCAGCAGCAGCAGGTGCGGGTGCAGCTCGCCGGGGCGATCCAGGGTGTGGTGTGTCAGACCCTGTGCAAGACCCGGGACGGGCGAGGCCGGGCAGCGGCCACCGAGGTGATGGTCGCCACCCCAGCCATCCGCAACCTGATCCGCGAGGGCAAGACCCATCAGATCTACTCCGCCCTGCAGGCGGGAGCCCAGTACGGCATGCACACGCTCGACCAGCATCTGGCCGAGTTGGTGCGCACCGGGCGGATCACGATGGATCAGGGTCGCGAGAAGTGCCACCACGTCGAGGACTTCAACCGCCTCGTCGGCCGGTTCTGAGCGCCAGGAGATCAGTGATGAGCACGGCCACCAAGACCTTCGAGTACTCCGTCCGCGACCGCAAGGGCAAGCTGGTCAACGGCAAGCTCGACGCCCCGACCGAGGCTGCCCTGGCGCAGAAGCTGCGGGGGATGGGCTATGCGCCGATCTCCATCCGCGAGGCCAACTCGGGCATGAACCGCGAGATCTCGCTGCCGTTCGGTGGCGGGGTCGGGTTGAAGGACCTGGCGGTGATGAGCCGCCAGTTCGCCACGATGATCAACTCAGGTCTGTCGTTACTCCGTGCTCTGGCGATCCTGTCCGAGCAGACCGACAACGCCAAGCTGGCCAAGACCCTGGGCGAGGTCCGGGGAGCGGTCGAGGCCGGGCAGTCGCTGTCCACCGCGATGGCCCGCCATCCGGAGGTCTTCCCCCCGCTGCTGGTGAACATGACCCGGGCCGGCGAGGTGGGTGGCTTCCTCGACTCGGTCCTGCTGCAGATCGCCGCCAACTACGAGGCCGAGGTACGGCTCCGGTCGAAGATCAAATCGGCGATGACCTACCCCACGGTCGTCTTCGTGATCGCCGTGGTCGCCGTGATCGGCATGCTGATCTTCATCGTTCCGATCTTCGCGAAGATGTTCAAGGATCTCGGCGGGGAGCTGCCGGGGCCCACCAAGGTGCTCGTGTTCCTGTCGGACTCGCTACGACTGGGAGCGCCGGTGTTGCTGGTGCTCGGCATCGTCGGTGTCGTGGTGTGGGGCCGGGTGAAGAACCGCGAGGGTGTGCGGCGGGTGGTCGACCCGATGAAGCTGCGGCTGCCGGTGTTCGGCTCGCTGTTCCAGAAGGTCGCGATCAGCCGGTTCACCCGCAATCTGGGCACCATGCTGCAATCGGGTGTCCCGATCCTGCAGAGTCTCGAGATCGTCGGTGACACCAGCGGCAACATCGTCATCCGTGACGCCTCCAAGGCCGTCGAGGAGAACGTGCGGCGGGGGGAGTCGCTGACCGCGCCGTTGACCGAGCACAAGGTGTTCCCGCCGATGGTGGTGCAGATGTTGGCCGTCGGTGAGGACACCGGGGCGATGGACACCATGCTGCACAAGATCTCCGACTTCTACGACCAGGAGGTCGAGGCGACGGCCGAGGCGCTGACCAGCCTGATCGAGCCCCTGATGATCGCCGTCCTGGGCACGATCATCGGCGGGATGATCATTGCGCTCTACATGCCCATCTTCTCGGTCTTCAACCTGATCAAGTAGGGCGTCCGCGACGATTCGGGTCGTTCAGCGGGACTCGCTGGCCCGTTCGGGCGATCCGGCTCAAGTCGTCGGCTCGGTGAGCCGATACCTCCCCTGTCATCGCAATCGGCCCGGACCCTATGTCTGCGAACGGGTTCCACGGCCTCGCCATCTGAGTCGAAGGAGAGCACTCGATGCTCGCTCGCATTCGCAAGTCCATGGCCGAGAAGGACGAGGGCTTCACCCTCATCGAACTCCTGGTGGTCATGATCATCATCGGCATCCTGGCCGCGATCGCCATCCCGGTCTTCCTCAGCCAGCGCGAGAAGGCTCAGGACACCGCGACCAAGGCCGACGTCACCACCATCGGTAAGGAGATCGCCACCTACTACGTGGACGGCGACCCCACCGGCGAGGTTGCCGTGGGCAAGGACGCCAACAACCAGTACACCGTCAACGCCAAGGTCGTCGGCCGGTCCAGCCAGGCCACCATCGGCGCGCCGACGATGACGTTCCACGCCACCGACAAGGCCAACAAGTGGTGCGTGCAGCTGACGAACACCAACGGCGGCACCCAGACCTGGAAGTACTCGGCCAAGAGCGGCCTCGCCAGCGGTGCCTGCGCAGCGGCAGACGTCGCCTGATCCATCGAGTTCCGCCAGGGGCGGCCCCGCAACTGCGGGGCCGCCCCTGCACTGTGTCGGCGATCCGTCCGCAGTGGGATGAGGGATTGTTGCCGACTGTGATCCATTGGCCCGTTCGGTTGATCCGACTCAAGCCTTCACCACGCTGTGTCGACGTCTCACCTGTCATCACGATCCGGCCCGGACCCTATGTCTGCGAACGGGTTCCACGGCCTCACCAGCTGAGTCGAAGGAGAGCACTCGATGCTCGCTCGCATTCGCAAGTCCATGGCCGAGAAGGACGAGGGCTTCACCCTCATCGAACTCCTGGTGGTCATGATCATCATCGGTATCCTGGCCGCGATCGCCATCCCGGTCTTCCTCAGCCAGCGCGAGAAGGCTCAGGACACCGCGACCAAGGCCGACGTCACCACCATCGGTAAGGAGATCGCCACCTACTACGTGGACGGCGACCCCACCGGCGAGGTTGCCGTGGGCAAGGACGCCAACAACCAGTACACCGTCAACGCCAAGGTCGTCGGCCGGGCCAGCCAGGCCACCATCGGCGCGCCGACCACGACGTTCCACGCCACCGACAAGACCAAGTGGTGCGTCCAGCTGACGAACACCAACGGCGGCACCCAGACCTGGAAGTACTCGCCCAAGAGTGGGCTGTCCAGCGGTGCCTGTGCGGCGGCGGACATCGCCTGATCCCACGGGCTGTGCCAGGGGCGGCCCCGCGCCGCGGTGTCGCCCCTGGTTCGTCCGGGCCGCGAAGGTTCGGCCACCACTGTCGAGCGTCGAGACGGAGTCGAGGTCGTGAGGCGACACATCAGGTCTGACGAGGGCTTCACCTTGATGGAGGCCGTCGTGTCCTCCACGATCATGGGCATCGGGGCACTCGTCGTGGCCAGCCTGGTCTTCGGCACCCTGGGACTGACCGCCGACTCGGGCCGGCGCACCGCGGCGGCCAATCTCGCGGCGAGTCAAGCCGAGGCGCTGCGCCAGGTCTCGGCGGTCGACATCCCGGATGGTCGCGTCGTCCTGCCCACCCAGACCGTGGGCGGCACCGTCTACACGATCACCCAGGACGCCACCTACACCACCTACAACGGCGCCGTGTCCGCCTGTACCGGCACCGGGCGGCTGGCCGCCAAGCGCGTCACCGTGACGGTCACCTGGGCCAACATGGGCAACACCGAACCCGTCACCACCGAGACCATGCGCAGCCTGGGCTTCAACGCCAGCAGCGGTGGTCTCGACACGGCCAAGGGATCCCTGGCGGCCTACGTCCTGGACTCCTCCGGGTCACCGGTACCCAACGCTCAGGTCGTCCTGCGCACCTCCAGCGGGACGACGCTGGACACCGAGACCACCGGCGCGGACGGCTGCGCCGTGTTCACCAATCTGTCCGCCTCGAGCAACGTCTACGCGACGGCTTCGCGGAGCGGCATGGTGGACATCAGCGGCCTCGACAGCGTGACCGACACCGGTAGCGGCATCGTGGCGAACTCGGTGATCAAGACGACGCTGAGCCTCGGCGAGCCGGGATCGCTCACCGCGACCCTGGTCCGGCCGTCCGGCACGTCGATGCCCGCCTCCTACGGCGCCAACGCGTTTCAGCCGTACCTCACCACCACCCTGTGGCCCAGTGCCACCACTCGGCGCAGCCCGCCGAACTGCGCCACGGCCACCCCTTCGCAGGCGTGCCTGAGCTCGGCAACCAGTTCGGGCTTCACCGCCACGCGGCTGTTCCCCGCGGCCTACGGCGCGTGGGCCGGGTCCTGTCAGGACGCTCGGCCCGCCTCGCTCCCGCTCACCAGCGTCGTCACCGGCCAGACGGCGAACGTGAACGTCTCGCTGGCGGGAGTGCGGTTCCGCCCCGACAACGCCGCTGCGGTGGGCAAGACGGTGACGGCGACCCATGCTGCCGATGCCTACTGCGCCGGCGGTGAGGTGATCACGCTGGGCGTGATGCCGGCCATGGGCAATACCTCCAGGGTTGCGTTGCCGCCGGGAGCGTGGACGCTCACCGTGCCGAGTGGCACGCGTCCGCAGTCGGTGTCGCTGACCGCCGGCAATGTCAGCTCGACGGTGTCGGTGGGCTGAGGTGTCGCGATCGATGTTCCCCAGCCGCCGGCCGGGCCGCCGGCTGTTCCCCGCAACGGACGATGCCGGACTCAGTCTGGCCGAGCTGTTGGTGTCCATGGTGATCACCTCGATCGTGTTCATCCTGGGCGCCACGATGCTGACCACCACCCTGCGCGAACGACGGTTCGCGGATGCGCGCACCGCCCAACAGGCCGACGCCCGGATCATGACCGAGATGCTCAGCCGCGATCTGCGGGTGGCCGTTCCGGCGCCGAACGGTACTTCGCAGAGCGCCTTTGCCTTCGCCTCGCCGCGCAAGATCGTGTTCTACTCGCGCGACGGTGGCGCCACGCCGGTGTTCTCCCAGATCACCTACGAGGTCGACAGCACCTCGCAATGCCTGCGGCGAACGGTGATCCCCTACACCGGGGGTGCGTTCCCGGCGTCGGCCTCCACCACACGCTGTGTCGCCCCGGGCCCGGTGAACATCGCGGGCGAGGTGCTGTTCTCGTTCCACCGGCTCCGGGTCGACATGGACACCGCACCGGTGGCGTTGTCGGTGCCCACGAGCGGGGCAACGCTCCCGGGCGACGAGGCGACGCTGCGCATGGTGGCCTCGGTTCAGGTGACCTTGCGCGTGCGGGCGCAGGACAAGCTGGAGGTCGCCCCGGCGGCCGTCTCGGAATCGATCACACTCGTCAATCAGAGCAATGCAATCCGGATCGGGAAGATCTCATGAGGATGTCGACCCCTGGGCAGCGCGACCGTTCCGACGAGGGCATGGCGCTCTTGTTCACGGTGGCCGTGATGCTGATGCTCACCGCCTTCCTGTTGGTGAGTCTCACCATGGCGCTGCAACAACAGAAGCCGACGCGCACCGATCAGGACGCCAAGGCGGCCATGGCCGCCGCACAGGCCGGACTCGACGACTACCTGTCCCGGCTGATCAACAACCAGGGCTACTGGCAGAGCACGGACACCACCAACGCTGCCCTCACGACCTCCGGCACGACCATCCCCGGCACTCAGACCGGTGCCCGGTTCCGCTACCAGGTGGTCCGCACGCCCAACCAGACCGGCAGCGGCGGGCGGCTCGTGGTGCGGGCGATCGGCAGTGCGAACGGGGTCAGTCGTACCCTGACCGCGACCTTCCAGCCCGGCAGCTTCCTGAACTACGTGTACTTCTCCGACAAGGAGAACCTCAGCCCGCTGTACACCGGCAGCACCTCCGTCGCGTGCACCAGGCGTTGGTGGCAGGGGCGCAACTCCGGTAGCTGCAGCGAGATCCAGTTCGCCAACGGCGACCGGATCAACGGCCCCATGCACACCAACGACACCCCGATGATCGGTGGCTCGGTCACCTTCAGCGGCCGGGCGACCACCTCGACCATGACCCCGTTCGGCACGTCTCCGACCACCCAGTGCTCGGGGTCGAGCTGTTACCGGGTCAACGGCTCGGCGAGCTTCCCGGCGAACACTCCGGTCTACAACCCCCTGGTGCAGATCCCGGCGTCCAACACCGAACTCGCCCAGAACGCGAACGACTTCGGCTGCGTGTACTTCGGGGCCACGCACATCACGTTCAGCGGCACCACCATGACGGTCTACAGCCCGGGTACCACCGTCGCCAATCGTCCGGAGTGCTTCAATCCCGCCAACCGCACCTCCGCCCAGACCGTGAACCTGGCGCCCGCCATCTTCATCCAGGATCTGACCTCGGCCTGTACCCAGGCCAATCAGCAGGCGCGGGGCTTCCCGAAGAGCCGGGTGATCGCCGGTATCACCTACAACGAGACCACCACGGGGGTGACCCCGAGCTATGCCTGCAACCTGGGCACCGCCTACATCGGCGGAACGGTCAGCGGCAACGTCACCGTGGGATCCACCCAGGACGTGATCATCACCGATGACCTGGTCTGCGCCAACGACCCCACGCTCGATCCGGAGAGCACCGACATCATCGGCCTGATCCCGGGGCACAGCGCCTGGGTCTACCACCCGGTCAGCGGCAACACCGAACTGCTGACGACGACCCAGCGGATCAATCGGATCGACGCGGCGATCCTGACCATTCAGGACAGCTTCATCGTGCAGCAGTACAACGCTGGATCCGACCTGGGCACGTTGACGCTGTACGGCTCCCTGGCGCAGAACTACCGCGGCACCGTCGGGACCAGCGGCGGTGCTGGGCGGACCGGCTACCTCAAGGACTATCAGTACGACGCGCGGTTCGCCGGTGGTGCCATTCAGCCGACCTACTTCCTCAAACCGCTGTCGGCGCAGTGGGAGTACGAGAATGTCACGGACGGCTGATGCCGGGCGATAGCGTCGGGACGTGATGATCCTCCTGGTCGC
Proteins encoded in this region:
- the ruvX gene encoding Holliday junction resolvase RuvX, whose amino-acid sequence is MRRGVRLAVDVGSVRVGVARCDPDGMLAVPECTLARAADSNGPTTDIDQLAELVAEYRAFEVLIGLPLTLAGAEGPAAAAARGYAEAVARRVAPVGVRLVDERLSTVTAARSMRDAGRKQRRSRPVIDQAAAVVILQAALDAERATGRPPGQPVASTTTARQGGQGDDAGESGAQRAEAPPS
- a CDS encoding shikimate dehydrogenase, which produces MTAGRRAAVLGHPIAHSLSPLMHRAAYAALGLNTWTYESFDVDEPDLASFLATVDGGWAGLSLTMPLKRAVQPHLAGQSDLAAQVGAVNTVVVEGSGSSASAIRLQGYNTDVYGIIHALGEAGATAVEHAVVLGGGATAASSLAALRDLGCPVPVVLVRSRERAVPLLAAARRLGVAPELDSLDVATAARRLASLPPGAVVISTLPGQAGDALAEDLAGAVASTPAVPVLLDVRYDPWPTPLARAWLVAGGEVSGGFSMLVHQAEGQVRLMTRLRPPLDVMRAAGQLELDRRAASRGRAG
- the mltG gene encoding endolytic transglycosylase MltG, giving the protein MNDMPLGASSPPPVRQRRAARESEKRRRTRSRRGRVSVIIGLGVLVAAAGLAWFTIRPLINSLFAPDDYPGPGTGQVSVTIPEGATGAAIGRVLREADVVKTADSFVSLADKDARASKIQPGVYTLRKQMSAAGALQVLADPANRVVKKVTVKEGLRLVEILDALAKGSGIPLADFQAAVKQPAEIGLPAEAGGRVEGWLFPATYEISPQTTALDLIADMVQKTKAELTQLGVEPPRWKAVIIEASLVEAERGSDEDAGKIARVFANRIAQKRPLQLDTTVNYALNRRKVAVSLKDLTVDSPFNTYRHAGLPVGAICSPGVVAIQGVLNPVEGPWLYFVAVNPDTGETKYATTEAEFAVLKAELDKWLAANPGR
- the alaS gene encoding alanine--tRNA ligase produces the protein MESAEIRRRWLSFFESRGHTVVPSAPLLYDDPTLLFVNAGMVPFKPYFLGQETPPYPRATSVQKCVRTLDIDEVGKTTRHGTFFQMNGNFSFGDYFKEGAIELAWELTTKPIADGGFGFAEKDLYVSVYVDDDEAIALWKKVAGLSDDRIVRLGMKDNYWSMGVPGPCGPCSEILIDRGPQFGADRDWDAGDRYLEFWNLVFMQNLRGEGPGKEGYEILGELPAKNIDTGLGQERVAYLLQGKDNMYEIDEVFPVIARMEELSGKRYGAATAAGDPSDDIRMRVIADHVRSGLMLIGDGVTPSNEARGYVLRRILRRVVRAVRLLGVADPTLVDLTTVSKNVMKASYPELEGEFSRISQVVAAEEEAFRQTLSSGTTILDVAVREAKSASGAGTGPVVLSGAQAFQLHDTYGFPIDLTLEMAAEQGLSVDEDEFRRLMTEQRQRARADAAAKKTGHVDTTVYRSIAETLGAPVEFIGYDHLTGEAGVRALLVDGVRADVAHEGQNVEVILERTPFYAEGGGQLADGGLIELDGAVIQVDDVQSPITGLVVHRARVLSGEVKVGAPARAEVDVERRKAISRSHTATHMVHKAIREALGDTATQAGSENSPGRFRFDFHANAALPASAVRDVEARVNALLIEDLEVRAEVMTQEQARAAGAMALFGEKYGDRVRVISVGEWTRELCGGTHAPRSGQLGMVRLLGEGSIGSGVRRVEALVGVDAYQFAAREHLLVSQLTDALKVRPEELTDRVASLVAQLRDATKEIDAMRAAAVLAGAGALVDGAAEVFGVRVVTHDAGDVSTDELRSLALDVRGRMPVDTPAVVAVAGRSKGRPLVVVATNDEARRWGVRAGDLVKQASAVLGGGGGGSPEVAQGGGSDVSKLSEALQRVEHAVGEIVTRR